One part of the Paenibacillus silvisoli genome encodes these proteins:
- a CDS encoding response regulator produces the protein MIRLLIVDDEPIERRALQKMIEDAFEEVEVVGQAGNGREAIEAADRLQPDLITMDIKMPGIDGLKAIEGIKAANGGIKFIMVTAYDTFEFARQALKLGVSDYLLKPSKKAAIQETVGKVIDEIKAQRLEADRRLKDRERLQRLLPIVEADLVSQLLFDHMPSKHLDDMMELLGLPESRSGFVLHLHLSEPKDGAGGGIEEAGRLLNELYGRIAAQLEDVSCWLGRLSGKQLAMIVYLNGDQSYRSCAIGIGRRLIQLAERHGGFEPFVGIGGLCGNARHMRRSYHEALLASADVTLPSRYCFYEDIPHHAVPSIGLITAGIEKHVLEEVRLGRWDSAADQIWQLIDVYDGAGEQVGMAQQHTFEMLVIVTRMLQEMGVEVRKKPYYSQLAASYKQLKADTRGLIEQLAETTVMRLGESESDVVLTLKRYIREHAHEDLSLERVAAVADRNPFYVSKLFKEHFGMNYIDYLTECRMESAKQLMQETDKSLKEITYEVGYNDPNYFSRVFKKIIGHSPTEYRKMLLRPSNLKRG, from the coding sequence ATGATCCGCCTATTAATCGTGGATGATGAACCGATAGAGCGCAGGGCGCTGCAGAAGATGATCGAGGATGCTTTCGAGGAGGTCGAAGTCGTCGGACAGGCCGGAAACGGCAGAGAGGCGATCGAAGCCGCGGACCGGCTGCAGCCGGATCTCATTACGATGGACATTAAGATGCCGGGGATCGACGGTCTGAAGGCGATCGAGGGGATCAAAGCGGCGAACGGCGGCATCAAGTTCATTATGGTGACGGCCTACGATACGTTCGAGTTTGCGCGGCAGGCGTTGAAGCTGGGCGTGAGCGACTACCTGCTGAAGCCGAGCAAGAAGGCCGCGATTCAAGAAACGGTCGGCAAGGTGATCGACGAGATTAAGGCGCAGCGTCTCGAAGCCGACCGGAGGCTAAAGGACCGCGAGCGGCTTCAGCGGCTGCTTCCGATCGTCGAGGCGGATCTCGTCTCGCAGCTGCTATTCGATCACATGCCGTCGAAGCATTTGGACGACATGATGGAGCTGCTCGGCCTGCCCGAGTCGCGAAGCGGGTTCGTCCTTCATCTGCACCTATCCGAGCCTAAGGACGGTGCCGGTGGCGGGATAGAAGAAGCGGGTCGGCTATTGAACGAGCTGTATGGCAGGATTGCCGCACAGCTGGAGGATGTGTCCTGCTGGCTGGGCCGGCTGTCCGGCAAGCAGCTTGCGATGATCGTCTACTTGAACGGCGATCAATCGTACCGCAGCTGCGCGATCGGCATCGGGCGCAGGCTGATTCAGCTTGCGGAGCGGCACGGCGGCTTCGAGCCGTTCGTCGGCATTGGCGGCTTGTGCGGCAATGCGCGCCATATGCGGCGCTCGTATCATGAAGCGCTGCTCGCTTCCGCCGATGTCACGCTGCCGTCCCGGTACTGCTTTTACGAGGATATCCCGCATCACGCGGTTCCTTCGATCGGCCTGATAACGGCGGGCATCGAGAAGCATGTGCTCGAAGAGGTTCGTCTCGGCCGTTGGGATTCGGCCGCCGACCAGATTTGGCAGCTGATCGACGTGTATGACGGCGCCGGGGAGCAAGTCGGGATGGCGCAGCAGCATACGTTCGAAATGCTCGTCATCGTCACCCGCATGCTTCAGGAGATGGGCGTTGAAGTGCGGAAGAAGCCTTATTACTCGCAGCTGGCGGCCAGCTATAAGCAGCTCAAGGCGGACACGCGCGGGCTCATTGAGCAGCTGGCGGAAACGACGGTCATGCGGCTTGGCGAATCGGAGTCGGATGTCGTGCTGACGCTGAAGCGCTATATTCGCGAGCACGCGCACGAGGATCTCTCGTTGGAGCGGGTGGCGGCGGTTGCGGACCGGAATCCGTTCTATGTGAGCAAGCTGTTCAAGGAGCATTTCGGCATGAATTATATCGACTATTTGACCGAGTGCCGGATGGAGTCCGCGAAGCAGCTCATGCAGGAGACGGACAAGAGCTTGAAGGAAATTACGTACGAGGTCGGGTATAATGATCCGAATTATTTTAGCAGGGTGTTTAAGAAGATTATCGGCCACTCGCCGACGGAATATCGGAAAATGCTCCTTCGGCCGTCCAATCTGAAGCGCGGCTAG
- the xylF gene encoding D-xylose ABC transporter substrate-binding protein: MKHWGKMIGWLGLSALLIALMSSCSGSSGNGESAALSAGKQAGAKAQGDQQEQKLVVGLSIDTLEEERWMKDRDLFKAAVEKLGAAVEVQAANGDDAKQIAQAENMISQGVDVLVVVPHNAEASAAIVAKAHQAGIKVISYDRLIVGSDVDLYISFDNEKAGELQAKAIVAEAPHGNYVLIEGADTDNNAHMFKQGQMNVLKPYVDKGDIRIVYDAFTKEWIPSNARANMDEALMANSNAISAVLAANDGTAGGVIQALTGQGLAGRIPVSGQDAELAAAQRIVEGTQTMTVYKPIPKLAEAAAELAVRMAKGETVHTDKTVFNKKIDVPAILLEPIAVDKSNIDSTIIADGFHKKEDVYRNVK; this comes from the coding sequence GTGAAGCATTGGGGGAAAATGATAGGATGGCTCGGCTTGTCGGCGCTGCTGATCGCGTTGATGAGCTCTTGTTCCGGAAGCAGCGGGAATGGCGAAAGTGCAGCGTTATCGGCGGGGAAGCAGGCGGGGGCGAAGGCTCAGGGTGACCAACAAGAGCAGAAGCTGGTCGTGGGCTTGTCGATCGACACGCTTGAGGAAGAGCGCTGGATGAAGGACCGCGACCTGTTCAAGGCGGCGGTGGAGAAGCTGGGAGCCGCGGTTGAGGTTCAAGCAGCGAACGGCGACGATGCGAAGCAGATCGCGCAGGCGGAGAATATGATTTCGCAGGGCGTGGACGTTCTCGTCGTCGTTCCGCACAATGCCGAGGCTTCGGCCGCGATCGTCGCCAAAGCGCATCAGGCTGGCATCAAGGTCATATCGTACGATCGGCTGATCGTAGGCTCGGACGTCGACCTGTACATTTCCTTCGACAACGAGAAGGCGGGCGAGCTGCAGGCGAAGGCGATCGTCGCCGAAGCGCCGCACGGCAATTACGTGCTGATCGAAGGCGCGGATACGGACAACAATGCCCATATGTTCAAACAAGGGCAGATGAATGTGCTGAAGCCATACGTAGATAAGGGCGATATTCGCATCGTCTATGACGCGTTCACGAAAGAATGGATTCCCTCGAATGCGCGCGCGAACATGGATGAAGCGCTGATGGCGAACAGCAACGCCATCAGCGCGGTGCTTGCCGCCAATGACGGGACAGCGGGCGGCGTCATTCAGGCGCTTACCGGGCAGGGGCTGGCGGGCCGCATTCCGGTATCCGGCCAGGATGCCGAGCTCGCCGCGGCGCAGCGCATCGTCGAAGGGACGCAGACGATGACCGTCTATAAGCCGATTCCGAAGCTTGCGGAAGCGGCCGCCGAGCTGGCGGTCCGGATGGCGAAGGGAGAGACGGTCCATACCGACAAAACCGTCTTCAACAAGAAAATCGACGTACCGGCCATCCTGCTGGAGCCGATCGCGGTCGATAAGTCCAACATCGACAGCACGATTATCGCGGACGGGTTCCATAAGAAAGAGGACGTATATCGCAATGTGAAATAG
- a CDS encoding sensor histidine kinase, translating into MKTIRSKMMLLSLLIWIIMAVIWLSLSVFNQKTVEQYNEILQRYLLMNQASQQSQQTLTSLNDYRMSPSQNSLSRYISDNNELHHTKSELNWLRNPNNNFLLDNFQNMLESQSEAMDLVVRFKQDNAEEEAAKQFDEATNISKYISETALSLISGEQKTYDAFYRNIIQRSDDLLKLGFWTLAFVSLLLLLFSFRFVSSVTQPILKLTQAARELSRGNFQKPIEVQNNDDMAFLAKTMDSMRLNIGNLFDEIQSKAQLEYDLHKHKLMLKDSELKSLQSQINPHFLFNTLNMLSKEAYLAGADKTSELISSVAGMLRYNLRRMDSRVTLRDEVDVLDEYLAIQQARFGDRISVVKEIDEEALDIEVPILILQPLAENVFIYAIEPSEDGGTLTLRVKNEADYVIVQVMDTGQGMDEGLAERLLSESESAAYKGHSTGIGIRNVLQRLQLFYGVDELIAIDSKIGEGTCITLTLPRRRSP; encoded by the coding sequence ATGAAAACGATCCGCAGCAAAATGATGCTCTTATCGCTCTTAATCTGGATTATTATGGCCGTGATCTGGCTGTCGCTCAGCGTGTTCAACCAGAAGACGGTCGAGCAGTACAACGAGATTCTGCAGCGTTATTTGCTGATGAATCAGGCTTCGCAGCAAAGCCAGCAGACGTTAACGTCGCTCAACGACTATCGCATGTCCCCCTCGCAAAATAGCTTGAGCCGCTATATAAGCGACAATAACGAGCTCCATCATACGAAGTCGGAGCTGAACTGGCTGCGCAATCCGAACAACAACTTCCTGCTGGACAACTTTCAAAACATGCTGGAAAGCCAGTCGGAAGCAATGGATCTGGTCGTCCGGTTCAAGCAGGATAACGCCGAAGAGGAAGCGGCGAAGCAGTTTGACGAAGCGACGAACATCTCCAAGTATATTTCGGAGACGGCGTTGTCCCTGATCAGCGGCGAGCAAAAGACGTACGACGCGTTCTACCGGAACATCATCCAGCGCAGCGACGATCTGCTGAAGCTGGGCTTCTGGACGCTGGCGTTCGTATCGCTCCTGCTGCTGCTCTTCTCGTTCCGCTTCGTCAGCAGCGTGACTCAGCCGATATTGAAGCTGACGCAGGCTGCGCGCGAGCTCTCGCGGGGCAATTTCCAGAAGCCGATCGAGGTGCAGAACAATGACGATATGGCTTTCTTAGCCAAAACGATGGATAGCATGCGCCTGAATATCGGTAATTTGTTCGATGAGATTCAGAGTAAGGCGCAGCTGGAATATGATCTTCATAAGCACAAGCTCATGCTGAAGGACAGCGAGCTGAAGAGCTTGCAGAGCCAGATCAACCCGCATTTTTTGTTCAACACGTTGAATATGCTCTCGAAGGAGGCTTATTTGGCCGGAGCGGACAAGACGAGCGAGCTGATCAGCTCCGTTGCCGGCATGCTTCGCTATAACCTGAGGCGCATGGACAGCCGGGTTACGCTGAGAGACGAAGTAGACGTGCTCGATGAATATCTGGCCATTCAGCAAGCGAGATTCGGGGACCGCATCAGCGTGGTGAAAGAGATCGATGAAGAGGCGCTCGACATTGAAGTGCCGATTCTTATTTTGCAGCCGCTTGCGGAAAATGTGTTCATCTATGCGATCGAGCCTTCCGAGGACGGAGGCACGCTGACGCTACGCGTGAAGAATGAAGCGGATTACGTCATCGTGCAGGTGATGGACACGGGGCAAGGGATGGATGAAGGGCTGGCCGAGCGGCTGCTGTCCGAATCGGAAAGTGCCGCTTACAAGGGGCATTCCACCGGCATCGGGATTCGCAACGTGCTGCAGCGGCTGCAGTTATTTTACGGCGTCGACGAGCTGATAGCGATAGATTCGAAGATTGGGGAAGGCACATGCATTACATTAACGCTTCCGAGGAGGCGAAGCCCATGA
- a CDS encoding sugar ABC transporter permease, whose protein sequence is MNFFQEAKSMIRVNIREYGMYIALFVIMLTFSIMTDGLFMSSRNISNLLDATGYIAVLAVGMTLVIVIRHIDLSVGFAAGFLGAIAAIFLTQLGVPFYITIPIILVLGIVVGLFNGFLVAQIGIPSFVASLAGMLIFRGALLLVTEDTGTIIIRDDHFNAIGNGFIPALAQVNGLNVLSLLFGAVVIILYLLSEVSKRRNKLKYNFDVMSNRMFAVKLVFVSAIIAYITWIIAGYNGFSWTVIIMLLVVVIYHFITTQTVLGRHIYAVGSNPEAAHLSGISVKKITYIVFGSMGMLSALSGILFTARLQSATTTAGTLFELDAIAAAYVGGVSAAGGVGKVTGSIIGAIVMASLSSGMNLLGVGISYQYMIRGAVLAAAVIFDVMTRKKRA, encoded by the coding sequence ATGAATTTCTTTCAGGAAGCCAAGTCGATGATCCGGGTGAACATTCGCGAATACGGCATGTACATTGCGCTGTTCGTCATCATGCTGACGTTCTCGATTATGACGGACGGCCTGTTCATGTCGTCAAGAAATATAAGCAACTTGCTGGATGCGACCGGCTACATCGCCGTACTGGCGGTAGGGATGACGCTCGTCATCGTCATTCGCCATATCGATTTATCGGTCGGCTTCGCGGCCGGATTTCTAGGCGCGATTGCGGCGATTTTTCTGACGCAGCTCGGGGTGCCGTTCTATATAACGATCCCGATCATTCTCGTGCTCGGCATCGTCGTCGGCTTGTTCAACGGATTTTTGGTCGCCCAAATCGGCATTCCGTCGTTTGTGGCCTCGCTCGCGGGCATGCTGATTTTCCGTGGAGCGCTGCTGCTCGTGACGGAGGATACCGGAACGATCATTATTAGAGACGATCATTTCAATGCGATCGGCAACGGCTTCATTCCCGCTCTTGCGCAGGTGAACGGACTTAACGTGCTATCGCTTCTTTTCGGCGCCGTCGTGATCATCCTTTACCTGTTAAGCGAGGTTTCCAAACGCCGCAATAAGCTGAAGTACAACTTCGACGTCATGTCGAACCGCATGTTCGCCGTCAAGCTTGTATTCGTTTCCGCTATCATTGCGTACATCACGTGGATCATCGCCGGCTACAACGGCTTCTCGTGGACGGTCATCATCATGCTGCTGGTCGTCGTCATCTATCATTTCATTACGACGCAAACCGTGCTCGGCCGGCATATTTACGCCGTCGGGAGCAATCCGGAAGCGGCCCATCTGAGCGGCATTAGCGTGAAGAAGATTACGTACATCGTGTTCGGGTCCATGGGGATGCTGTCGGCACTCTCCGGCATCCTGTTCACGGCCCGGCTGCAGTCCGCGACGACGACGGCCGGCACGCTGTTCGAGCTTGACGCGATCGCGGCCGCTTATGTCGGCGGCGTCTCCGCAGCGGGCGGCGTCGGCAAAGTGACGGGCTCGATCATCGGGGCGATCGTCATGGCCTCCTTATCCAGCGGGATGAACCTGCTCGGCGTCGGCATTTCGTATCAATATATGATCCGCGGGGCGGTGCTCGCCGCGGCCGTTATTTTCGATGTGATGACGCGGAAGAAGAGAGCCTAA
- a CDS encoding sugar ABC transporter substrate-binding protein, with protein sequence MKKGFKTVSLLLVIMIFAAIVAACGSKNGGGKVSVGIVLPTKDEPRWVQDEQRFKDALKGTDYSTEILFSQGSSAKEKENVETLINKGIDVLIICPQDGDAAAAAVEAAKKAKIKVISYDRLITKTDAVDYYVTFDSIAVGKAQAQYLVDHAKGSGEPLYLYAGAASDNNAFLFFQGAWTVLQPKIADGTFKIANSSEAEALKDTADLSRDQLSKIIGQVTTNWDANEAKNKAQTHLTAAAADMKGDVAILAPNDGTARSIADVFASDSAVKSFVVTGQDAEKASVQYVIDGKQSMTVFKDVRDLVKDAMGMAVSILDGNTPETTGSYNNGSIDVKAKQTEVIVVDKENVKEKLIDSGYYEAKDFQGL encoded by the coding sequence ATGAAAAAAGGATTCAAAACGGTATCGCTGCTGCTCGTCATTATGATCTTCGCAGCCATCGTCGCAGCATGCGGCAGCAAGAACGGGGGCGGCAAAGTGAGTGTCGGCATCGTGCTGCCGACGAAGGATGAGCCGCGCTGGGTGCAGGATGAGCAGCGCTTTAAGGATGCGCTGAAAGGGACGGATTACTCGACGGAAATTTTGTTCAGCCAAGGCTCCTCCGCGAAAGAGAAGGAGAACGTTGAAACGTTGATCAATAAAGGCATCGATGTGCTCATTATTTGCCCGCAAGACGGCGACGCTGCCGCAGCCGCGGTTGAAGCCGCGAAGAAAGCGAAGATCAAGGTCATCTCTTATGACCGGTTGATCACGAAAACCGACGCGGTCGATTACTACGTGACGTTCGACAGCATCGCCGTAGGCAAGGCGCAAGCGCAATACCTCGTCGACCATGCCAAAGGAAGCGGCGAGCCGCTTTACCTGTACGCCGGCGCAGCATCGGATAACAACGCCTTCTTGTTCTTCCAAGGCGCATGGACGGTGCTCCAGCCGAAGATCGCTGACGGCACGTTCAAAATCGCCAACTCCAGCGAAGCCGAAGCTTTGAAAGATACAGCCGACCTCAGCCGCGATCAGCTCAGCAAAATTATCGGTCAAGTAACGACGAACTGGGATGCCAACGAAGCGAAAAACAAAGCGCAAACGCATCTGACCGCCGCGGCAGCAGATATGAAGGGCGACGTTGCGATTCTGGCGCCGAACGACGGCACTGCTCGCTCCATCGCGGACGTATTCGCTTCCGATTCGGCTGTGAAGAGCTTCGTCGTAACGGGTCAGGACGCGGAGAAAGCTTCCGTTCAATATGTCATCGACGGCAAACAATCGATGACCGTGTTCAAGGATGTGCGCGATCTCGTGAAGGACGCGATGGGAATGGCCGTATCCATCCTCGACGGCAATACGCCTGAAACGACCGGCTCCTACAACAATGGCAGCATCGACGTAAAAGCGAAGCAAACCGAAGTGATCGTCGTGGACAAAGAGAATGTGAAAGAGAAGCTGATCGACTCCGGCTACTATGAGGCGAAAGATTTCCAAGGTCTGTAA
- a CDS encoding ATP-binding cassette domain-containing protein, producing MSNYLLEMNGISKAFTGVKALSDVSFKVEQAEIHCLIGENGAGKSTLMKVLSGVYPYGTYQGDIVFEGRTQQFSKISDSVKAGIAIIYQELALFPDLTVYENIFAGNEVRQGAFVNWNQTIVRAKEMLQKVKLNVSPETLVKELGVGKQQLVEIAKALSKDVKLLILDEPTAALNEDDSENLLQLLRELKKQGISCIMISHKLKEVIAIADKATVLRDGKTICTLDAAKGEISESVIIKNMVGREIDDIYPKRTTKSFGEPILEIRNWTAYDPRLGREVVKDVNLHVNKGEIVGIAGLMGSGRTELAQSIFGNPRSYKLQGEMKLNGVIRNVKHPSDAIEAGIAYVTEDRKGDGLFLLQDIKSNISAANLREISRRGVINGNEEVKIASGYKQSLNIKTPSVEQIVGNLSGGNQQKVSLGKWLFVGPKLLILDEPTRGIDVGAKFEIYTIMNKLISEGMSIIMISSELGEVLGMSDRIYVMAEGRMKGELSIEEADQEKIMKFATQ from the coding sequence ATGAGCAACTATCTACTAGAGATGAACGGGATATCGAAGGCATTTACGGGCGTCAAAGCGCTGTCGGACGTCAGCTTCAAGGTTGAGCAGGCCGAGATTCATTGCCTGATCGGCGAGAACGGCGCAGGCAAGTCGACGCTGATGAAGGTGCTGAGCGGCGTTTACCCGTACGGCACGTACCAAGGCGACATCGTCTTCGAGGGACGCACGCAGCAATTCTCGAAGATCAGCGATAGCGTCAAGGCGGGCATCGCCATCATTTATCAGGAGCTGGCGCTGTTTCCCGATTTAACGGTGTATGAAAATATTTTCGCAGGCAATGAAGTGAGGCAGGGCGCGTTCGTCAATTGGAATCAAACGATCGTCCGGGCGAAGGAGATGCTTCAGAAGGTGAAGCTGAACGTCAGTCCGGAGACGCTCGTGAAGGAGCTCGGCGTCGGGAAGCAGCAGCTTGTCGAAATCGCCAAAGCGTTAAGCAAAGATGTAAAGCTGCTCATCCTGGATGAGCCGACGGCCGCGCTGAACGAGGATGACAGCGAAAATTTGCTGCAGCTGCTGCGCGAGCTGAAGAAGCAGGGTATTTCGTGCATTATGATCTCGCACAAGCTCAAGGAGGTCATCGCGATCGCGGATAAGGCGACCGTTCTACGCGACGGGAAGACGATCTGCACGCTGGATGCCGCCAAGGGCGAAATTTCCGAAAGCGTTATTATTAAAAACATGGTCGGTCGCGAGATCGACGATATTTATCCGAAACGTACGACGAAATCGTTTGGCGAGCCGATTCTTGAAATTCGAAATTGGACCGCATACGACCCGCGACTCGGCCGCGAAGTCGTCAAAGACGTCAATCTGCATGTTAACAAAGGCGAAATCGTCGGTATTGCCGGCTTAATGGGCTCCGGACGAACGGAATTGGCACAGAGTATATTCGGCAATCCGCGGTCCTATAAATTGCAGGGTGAAATGAAGCTGAACGGAGTCATCCGAAACGTTAAGCATCCGAGCGACGCGATCGAAGCGGGAATCGCTTATGTGACGGAAGACCGCAAGGGCGACGGCTTGTTCCTGCTGCAGGATATCAAGAGCAACATCTCGGCCGCGAATTTGCGGGAGATTTCAAGGCGCGGCGTCATCAACGGCAACGAAGAAGTGAAAATTGCGAGCGGCTACAAGCAATCGTTGAATATTAAGACGCCGTCCGTGGAGCAAATCGTCGGCAATCTGAGCGGCGGGAACCAGCAGAAGGTATCGCTCGGCAAATGGCTGTTCGTCGGACCGAAGCTGCTCATTCTCGATGAGCCGACCCGCGGCATCGACGTCGGCGCCAAATTCGAAATTTATACGATCATGAACAAGCTGATCAGCGAAGGCATGAGCATCATTATGATCTCGTCGGAGCTGGGCGAGGTGCTTGGGATGAGCGATCGCATCTATGTCATGGCTGAAGGACGCATGAAAGGCGAGCTGTCCATCGAAGAGGCCGATCAGGAAAAAATTATGAAGTTTGCGACGCAATAG
- a CDS encoding substrate-binding domain-containing protein, giving the protein MKKLVLLSVIVGSLAALAITIFYILTIYQNDLGMTGPETPAVQLHAKRIVLISQEQGSYVMNEIQKGARDAAASQGLSIDFWGVYRSNYEELLKQLDIAIASKIDGIIIEGVDRPEFANMVNKATFKGIPVITINSDAPGSLRKTYVGSDHYEEGVAMGKHIASSLHGQGTIGIITNTGSSDTDQLRQKGLREVLGGYAGIKLVYASNAAAKTQATVQTFDILNHNPSVKAFIGLQTDSAKEILQAGHSRSRAADYQVFMFDNAPQTVQLLDSKQIRAGLSQHYEDMGKMSVDLMKQWLDSKDLPLAPRYFTPVSVVVPGPGFKAEASE; this is encoded by the coding sequence ATGAAGAAGCTCGTCTTGTTGTCGGTTATTGTCGGAAGCCTGGCGGCATTAGCCATTACGATATTTTATATTCTGACGATCTATCAGAACGATCTGGGGATGACAGGACCGGAAACGCCTGCCGTGCAGCTGCATGCGAAGCGGATCGTCCTCATTTCGCAAGAGCAAGGCAGCTACGTGATGAACGAGATTCAGAAGGGTGCGCGCGACGCGGCCGCTTCGCAGGGCTTATCGATCGATTTCTGGGGCGTCTATCGTTCGAATTACGAAGAGCTATTAAAGCAGCTCGATATTGCAATCGCTTCCAAAATCGATGGCATCATTATCGAAGGCGTCGATCGGCCAGAATTCGCGAATATGGTGAATAAAGCGACGTTCAAAGGCATTCCGGTTATTACGATCAACTCCGATGCCCCCGGCAGCTTGCGCAAAACTTATGTAGGCTCCGACCATTACGAGGAAGGCGTTGCCATGGGCAAGCATATCGCGTCGTCGCTGCACGGCCAAGGAACGATCGGGATCATAACGAACACCGGCAGCTCCGATACGGATCAATTGCGGCAAAAGGGGCTTAGAGAGGTGCTCGGCGGCTATGCCGGGATCAAACTTGTATACGCTTCCAATGCGGCGGCGAAGACGCAAGCGACTGTACAAACATTCGATATTTTGAATCACAATCCGTCCGTGAAGGCGTTCATCGGCTTGCAGACGGATTCCGCCAAGGAGATTTTGCAGGCCGGTCATTCGCGTTCGAGGGCAGCGGACTATCAGGTCTTCATGTTCGACAACGCTCCGCAAACCGTCCAGCTGCTGGATAGCAAGCAAATTCGCGCGGGTCTCTCCCAGCACTACGAGGATATGGGCAAAATGAGCGTCGATCTGATGAAGCAGTGGCTGGACAGCAAAGACCTGCCTCTGGCGCCGCGTTATTTTACGCCGGTCAGCGTCGTCGTACCCGGCCCCGGCTTCAAGGCGGAGGCGTCCGAATGA
- a CDS encoding MerR family transcriptional regulator has translation MDYTINEVARKFGLTAHTLRYYDKEGLLPFVERTPSGNRRFTDEDLNWIALICCLKDTGMPIKEIKTYSEWALKGKDTVDERKRMLIEHRLEVVRQIEQLQHNLKLIDDKIGFYNDPEYIAHLEERLNRRGHHQQA, from the coding sequence ATGGACTATACGATCAACGAGGTCGCACGCAAATTCGGGCTTACCGCGCATACGCTGCGCTACTACGACAAAGAAGGGCTGCTCCCTTTCGTCGAACGCACGCCATCGGGCAACCGCAGGTTCACGGATGAGGATTTGAATTGGATTGCCCTCATCTGCTGCCTGAAGGATACCGGCATGCCGATCAAAGAAATCAAAACCTACAGCGAGTGGGCGTTGAAAGGCAAGGATACGGTCGATGAACGGAAACGAATGCTGATCGAGCACCGGCTGGAGGTAGTCCGCCAGATCGAGCAGCTGCAGCATAATTTGAAGCTGATCGACGACAAAATCGGGTTCTACAACGATCCCGAGTACATCGCGCATTTAGAGGAGCGGCTGAACCGCCGGGGCCATCACCAACAGGCTTAG
- a CDS encoding SDR family NAD(P)-dependent oxidoreductase yields MNTNHPSKIALVTGGSRGLGKNTAMALARKGVDVVVTYYSQKAEAEEVVREIERQGGKAAALQLDTSLVSSFDAFAASLREVLTAIWNRDSFDYLINNAGIGMNTPFPSTTEEQFDTLMNIHFKGVYFLTQRLLPLIADNGGIVNISTGLTRFSIEGYSAYASMKGAVEVMTRYWAKELGKRGIRVNAVAPGAIATDFGGGTLRDNPNVNAHIASITALGRAGQPDDIGGVIASLCTDEMGWVNAQRIEASGGMVL; encoded by the coding sequence ATGAATACGAATCATCCTTCCAAAATAGCGCTTGTTACCGGCGGCAGCCGCGGTCTCGGAAAAAATACGGCAATGGCCTTGGCGCGCAAAGGCGTAGACGTGGTTGTGACGTATTATTCGCAAAAAGCCGAAGCGGAAGAGGTCGTGCGCGAAATCGAGCGGCAGGGCGGCAAAGCAGCCGCGCTGCAGCTGGACACGAGCCTCGTCTCGTCCTTCGATGCGTTCGCCGCGTCTCTTCGCGAAGTGCTGACGGCGATATGGAATCGCGACAGCTTCGATTACTTGATCAACAATGCCGGCATCGGCATGAACACGCCTTTCCCGAGCACGACGGAAGAGCAGTTCGACACGTTGATGAATATCCACTTCAAAGGGGTATACTTCTTAACGCAGAGGCTGCTGCCGCTTATTGCGGACAACGGAGGCATCGTGAATATTTCCACGGGACTAACGCGTTTTTCAATCGAGGGATACAGCGCATACGCTTCGATGAAGGGTGCTGTCGAAGTGATGACGCGATACTGGGCGAAGGAGCTTGGCAAACGAGGCATTCGCGTCAATGCAGTCGCTCCAGGCGCGATCGCGACCGATTTCGGCGGCGGCACGCTTCGCGACAATCCGAATGTGAATGCTCATATTGCATCCATTACCGCGCTCGGACGCGCCGGTCAGCCGGATGACATCGGCGGCGTGATCGCTTCGCTCTGTACGGACGAGATGGGCTGGGTGAATGCGCAGCGGATCGAAGCGTCCGGCGGTATGGTGCTTTAA
- a CDS encoding alpha/beta-type small acid-soluble spore protein yields MAKNTLVVPQASHALDMLKFEVAQELGIQLSPDGYNGNLTTYHAGKIGGSITRRLVQIAEQSLGGSQSWK; encoded by the coding sequence TTGGCAAAAAATACGTTGGTGGTTCCGCAAGCATCACATGCGCTAGACATGCTTAAGTTTGAGGTTGCGCAAGAACTTGGTATTCAGCTTTCTCCAGATGGGTATAACGGTAATTTAACGACATACCATGCTGGCAAGATCGGTGGATCCATTACGCGCAGACTTGTTCAGATCGCTGAGCAAAGCCTTGGCGGTTCGCAAAGCTGGAAGTAA